The region CAAACCAtccaaacattttaaacattgGGGAAAACAGGAGGGGGAAGGTCAAAGAGAGAGAATCGGGTTCTTCAGGAGGAGGCGTGGCTTTAGATCACGAGGTCCTTGTCGATGTCCTCTGCAAGGCAAGAAGGAGCAGAATTAGACTTGGGGGCCGGGGTCAGTGAGGAAATGTTTCCCAAGGAGTTGGCAGATCCCACCCGTCCCAGGGGCCGGGGGCCAGGTAACCAGTCCAAGGTCACCCAGGCAGTCTATGACTGAGAATTTCAGTCTCCCCCGTCCCTGGCCAGTCCTTGTGACTTGCACTGCCTAATTACACGTGCTATTTCCTGTAGATGACTGTTCCCAAAGCAGTGCTAGACACAGAGTGAGTACTGAGGCttcaaaagggagaaagagacagTCGGGTGGATAGAGAAGGACCAGGAAGTCGTCTAAAAGAGTGAGGCCCACCCAGGCAGGGAGAGCAGACAGGGGTTAACCAGGCACAGAGCAGAGATGGACAGGAAGGACAGACATACAGAGAGCagcgaggtgggagggagaggacaGCGGACACTTTGCTCAAACACTCACTCTCCTTGATGCCGAAGCAGCCGGCCCACTCGTCCAGGGCAATGTACTTGTCGTTGTCCAGGTCACAGGTCTCGAAAAAGCGGGTGGTGCAGTGTTCCATGGGGATAAGGGGGGCGCGCAGTGGGGCCAGCTCGGTGTGAGACAGGTACCtgcaggggtgaggtggggagaggcTGAGGCTGAGCCAGCCCCACAGCCCTGCTTGGGGGGACAGGGGGAGGGAGCCTGCCCCTTGGGGCTGAAGGAGAGGATGTTCACTGCAGAATGGGAAGCCAGGATCCTGGGTCTGCCCCGGCTCTGCCACTGACCTGCTGTGGTTCTGAGCATACAGCACGGccccactctgagcctcagtttcctcctccatcAAAGGGGGAGGAGTTGATCATAACGTCTAAGGGCCCTTCCAGGTCTGAAGTCTGTGGGTTCATGACACAGGTCTCTTGGTGCATTTCATTGTTTCCTGATTGACTAAGAATTGAGGGCACAGAAGCTTAAAATATTCAACATTTTTGCTATTGGTAGCTCAAAATATGGTATGAAACAACAATGCATATTTTCTGCAGACACATTTATACATCTGCAAATACTCAGAAAAGAGGTGAAAAAGAGATGCATCAAACTGAAGAGAGTACTGAAAAagttggggaggaggggtggggtttccctggcagcccagtggttaagactctgcactttgacTGCTAAGGgcctggtttgacccctggtcaggaaactatgaTCCCATAAGATGtgtggctggaaaaaaaaaagggagagggcgCCAACTTCTGAGAAGGGAGCGTGGGAAGAGATTGGAATTGGCAGGCAGAGGGTGAGTAGAACTTTATCTTTTATGTGCTGTGTCCCGTGTGAGAGGGAGGCCTTCTGATTTCTCTCCCAATCTCCTCTGTTCCTGTCCTCCCAGCTGGCCTGGACTCCAGAGCAcatataggattttttttccccttgttcccCAGGCCCTCCATTAGTTCCTCAAAACACTCTTCCCCAAGGACCCCAAGGCCCTCCTATCTGGTCCAACTCGTGGAAGGGATCAGTTGAACTGAAGCTTCTCTGCCTTCTTTGCATATCAGTGAGGAAAGTGAGCCCGAGAGAGGGTCAGGGACTCAGGCAAGGTCACCGGACAGCTCTGGGTCAAGGAGAGGGGCAGGATGATCCTCCGACCCAGCCTGCTTTCCCAGATGCAGGGTCCTTGCAGCCCCATCTGGAAACCTCCCTCCAGGCCCCTTCCTTGCTCAGCCTGAGTCCAGATGTTCCCtgactctcccctccccttcaCGGTATGACTCAGATGGATCCCAGCCACGGAAAGAGCCTGGGAGAGAAGCTACAGGCAGTTTCCCAGCACTCAGGAGACCCCAGCCCCCCAGGATCACCCACAGGGTGGGCTGGATTGGGAGGAAGGGTTGAGCCTCCCAGAGGGGAGCAGCCCTGGGCATCCTGTGTGAGCAGAGAGGCCCTCCTCTTGAGCTGCTCCAGGAGCACACAGCAAGAGAAGGCAGAGGTGAGGGGGGCCTGTCCTACTCAGCTGCAGAAGCATCAGCCACCACCTGCAACTTCCGGGCACCTTCCTTACTTTTTCCTTCCATTGTGAGAAACAGATCACCACCCAGAGGGTGAGCTCCATAGGGGCAAGGGCCTTTGTGTCAGTTCTGACTACAGTTAAATCCCCTGCCTGGAATCATGCTGGACATGTaacagacactcaataaatgttggttcACTGACCAACTCTCAGCTTATTCCACAGGACTTTTACACGGCACTTCCTAACTCATTTCAACACGGGGCAGGAGTGATCAAACCAAGGGCTTGCCATGGAGATGGGATGGGCACTGTGAATGTCTTAAGAACTTCCAGAGCCAGTTTGCCCCACTGGGGCCAGGTCTCAGGGCCTTGCTGCCTCACACAGACCCCGCCACCCCACAGAGTCTGGCGCTCCTTCCCAGCTCCTTCTACCTTGCTGAATGGATACCCAAGGCTGGCACTCACGGGGTTAAGGTGGGGTTTTCAGTTCTGATGGCTTCTGCCTCTTAGGGCAGTGAAGAGGGAGTGACTCATGGCACTAAATCTTCTATATCCTTTCTCCTACACCTATCCTCTCCTGCCTCAGCCCTTAGGCAAACTATGGGCCTCCAGGGCTGGGAGCAGCAGAGACCCCTGAGGAGTTTTCTGACCACATCTAGTGCACCTAGCAGCCCTGACCGGTGACTGTCCACTCCAGGGCCAAGCCAGAGGCAGCTCCCCGCTATGATCCTGAGGGTCTGGGGTCTTACCTGTCAATGGGGTGCTGATCCAGCTGCCCAAACTGCCACTCCAGGGCCAAGCCAGAGGCAGCTCCCCGCTGTGATCCTGAGGGTCTGGGGTCTTACCCGTCAATGGGGTGCTGATCCAGCTGCCCAAACTGCCAGTGCACGGGGAAGATGTACATGTTGTAGTTCTTCTCGAAGTCCCGGGCCAGCAGCTCCACGGGGTGGTCGCCAGCCTCCAGGCGCTTCTCGTTCTCGTGGATCTTCTTCACCTGTGGGAGCAGAGACGCTGTGAGACGAAGGGTCCACGGAGGCTGTCGGGGCCAGTCAAGGTCCCTTCCCCCAACAGGAGGCCAGAGCAGGCAGAGACCAGCCAAAGTCTGGGTTTAGAATGAGGGAAGGGGGACCCcccaggtggtccaggggttaagactgtgcttccactgcagggggcacaggtttgatccctgttgggaacctaagatcccacatgctgagcagtgtggtggggtgggggtggggtgcagggggGGTGTAGAGACCAAATGAGGGAAGGAAGTGGTTAGGTGAGCACCAGCATTATCTCATCCACAGAAGTGGAGGCCTGGGGCCATCTCAGTCAGAATAACTGGGGAGTGTGTCAAAATGCAGCTTCCTGGGCCTTGCTTCACAGAGACACTGGTTCAGTGGGCCTGAGGTGGGGCCCAGGGAGCTGTATTTTATCAGTACTCCTAGTACTTGATATGTCCCTTAAAGTCCAGAGACtcagaaggaaaaaggaatagAATTGTTTATGCCCTGTACTTAACATGCAGCTAAACAAAGTGAGCAGGTCCTTTCATTACAGGACTCCTCAGAGCCTTTAAGAGGTGAATGTGctctgcctgcatgctaagtcacttcagtcatgtccaactctttttgaccccacggactatagctcgccaggctcctctgtcctgggattctccaggcaagaatactggagtgggttgccatgccctcctccaggggatcttcccaacccagggattgagcccatgtctcttatgtctcctgcattggcaggtgggttctttaccactgagccacctgggaagcccctgaatgtgctctgctgcagctgctgctaagtcgctcagtcgtgtccgactctccgcgaccccatggactgcagcccaccaggctcctccatccatgggattctccaggcaggagtactggagtggggtgccattgccttctccgtgaatGTGCTCTAGGAGCCTTCAAAGGCTGCACGGAGGAGTCTGTGTCCTCGAGCCCGGGACAGAGGCGCTCGTTGGAGCAGGGATGCGGGCTTGCATTTGGGGGCCTAGATCTGGGAACGGGACTGTGGATCTCAGGCAGCCTGGGGCCCGAGGTCAGGGCCAGCTCAGGGCAGAGCAAGCGCCCCGAGACAGCACGAGAAACGGCCCTTACTCGCAGCTTCTGCTTCTCCGTCAGGAGGTTGTTGTCCTCGTCCCTCTCGTACAGCGTGACCAGGACGTTCTTGAGCCAGTCGCGCATGCGCAGGGGGAATTCAGTCAGCTCGGAGTCCAGGCAGGGCGGGATGTCTAGGGTCAACACACGGGGGTGGTCAGCACAGATCTTGACTCTCCCTGCCCCAGGGCCAACGTGTGGTCCAGGTcgctctccccacccctgcccttctcctgctgctgcttcagTCTGTGACCTTGGCGCAGGGCTCGGCCTCTCTGGGCCACAGTTTCTTCACACCTTTTGAGCAAAGGAGATTGgcagaggtggggatggggggagaaTACTCTGCAAATGGACAAGTGCAAAGTCACATCCCCTGTTCCCTTGACCTTGATCtgatctggggaaggaaatggtttGCTCCAGAGActcctgcttttctgggtgtTGGGCCCTGAAAACAGAGGCCAGGACCCACCATGATGATGTTGACCCTGGAGAGATGTTTGAAGCTGGGAGACTGAGGAACAGCATTCACCCATAGGCCCAGCTTAACCAGGCTGGGGGTTCAGGTATGCTTAATTACCAGAACATTCTTAGCGATAGGATTGCATCCTGGTCTTTGGAACTCAAGGTGACAAAATGTCGGTCCTAGAGATTTCATCCAAGTCCACCCTCTTGGAATTATTAGAGATCAGTGTGGAGAGAAGGGGCTTGCTTAAGGCCACGTTATCAGAGCCTCATCCAGCACCAGGGCATGTGGGTGCCAGGGGGCCTAGGGGTCCATCATTCCCCCATCCTTGGACCTATGGAAAGTCCCCTCTGTGGTGAGGACCACGACCTTCTTCACCAGCAGCTGGGGAGTGGAAGAGAACATCTGAGAGGGAAACGCTAGGAGTCGGAGCAAGCGATATGCCCCAGAGAACAGAAGAGCCGCTTGGCACAAGTGTCAGTCTCACTGCCCAAGGATTCCTACCAACGTCCCTCCCCCGCCCTCCTTCTCCAGGCCTGCGCCTTCTCTTTTCACATCCAGGATCCTGTAACTGCAAGAGCGGTGCTGACCACAGGAGAACCTGGTTCCCCTCCTCCACCTTTCTGCACTCTGCATACCTGAGGCAGGTGAGTGGCCCTCCCCGGTGTCATCTGGTGTCAGAACGTACCAGACACACCATGTGGATGTTGTCTtggaggggagcagagggggcCTTGCCTGTCTCGGATGACAGGGAGGCAGACACGTAGGAGCAGGAGCCTGGGCCAGCTGAGTCTGCCCCTGGGATCACTCCCCAAAGGCCAGGCAAGCCCTGGCATTCCTGCCCACAACACCTGGCTCCCAGGTTTCTAGAAGCAGGTGCTTAATCTTATGTTTTATGCTGGCAGATGGGAATgtaacaaagtaaaaaggccTAGGATATGACAATGTTGAGTAACAGGGCCTAAGGGGAACTGACAGGATTGCCTTGATTTTAACGCATTCAagttcaagtatttttaaaacactttttaggCCCAGGAAGAACATCATTTTTGCTTCACAACATTGAACCAGGAAAGATTGTGGTTAGACCCATAGAAGAACTTCCTCATCATTACAGAAAAGAAGTGAGCTGTCTCGGATGCTAGTGAGAGGCTCCAGAAATCTGCCCTGATCTTGTGTTTCCTCCACTGCTCAGTCCTTCTTGGAGGGGTCCTGAGTACAGATACCAGCTCTTAAACAATCATCTCATTTTATAATTGGGATCCCTGAAACTCAGACAGGGGAAGAGAggtgcccaagatcacacagcccaGGGGTGGCAGAACCAGCATCAATGCCCGTTTGGTGCCTCTTCCCCATATCGGGAGGCTTGGCGGGGCCCGAGGAGAGACTCACATTTGCAAGGTCCGATGTAGTCCAGGTGGAGTTTGTGGCCCTTCTTGGTGCCCTCCAGCGTGCACTTGGTGGCAAAGAAGTGGCAGGAAGAGTCGAAGGTCTTGTTGTCATTGCTACACACCTGTCGGCAAAGCATAGAGTGCCTCACCCTCATTCCCAAAGCCCTTCACCAGTACCGCCATCCGTGCCCATTTCAGAGATGGGAACACTGAGGGCCAGGCAAGGAACGTGATTAACCTGGGGTCCACACAGTGAGTTAAGGGTGGGGCCCAGGCAAGGCGCCACTCTTTAGGCTCCTAAGTCAATGTTCAGCCAAGCTGAGAGCTGCTGCTGGTCTCTGAGTAGCAGAACGATGGAGTCAGGGCTGAGATATGGGAAAGCAAACCTGGGAAATACAGAAAAGATGAATTGAAGGCGAGGATGAGGGAAAGGTAGAGTATGCAGAAAAGAGTTAATACAACAGGCCTGGGATTGTTGTTCTTAGAAAGGCCTTCTTGTGATGTTGGCCCTTGGCTGGTGTCTGGGAGCGAGGCTGGTGAACAGTTGCTTGCACTGTTAGAAAACTGATGTCTACAAATGATGCAAGTGTCTCAATTTGCCTGGGTTGCTCATACAAACAGTATGGTTCATGCTGAACATCTCTTTTCCTGCTTGCAGTCTGGAATTTGGGTATATGCTAGGCATGGGATGCCTACATGGCCAGGCTTCAACTAAACACTGGGTGCTGAGTCTGTAATGGGCTTCGTTGGGCAGATGCCTTGCTTGCATGAGGTTGCAGCTCATCTTTgtagctggggaaaaaaatccttcatGGCAGGGGGAGAATAAGCAAGACTGTGCATGGATCCCTCCACACTCAGCCGGTATCCAATTCCCTTTTCAGCCAGCTACGTATCCTTAACTATTAGCAGTGAGTGCAAATATGTGGTGAGTTATATTGGTCCTTCTTGTGACTCTCTGCACATGAGGATGGCAGAGCAGAGTTGCTATGGGCTGAACAAGGGCAACGGCAGTAAGTAGTTGTGTCAGGAGGAGAGAAGCCTTGTCTTGAAAACCCTGCACATACTTACTGCATACATATCACTGCAGAGGGAGAACTGATGGGCACTGGTGACCAGTGTGATAGGGGGTGATGGGGTGAGGAGCAGGGAAGAGCTGACGAAGGTGCTAAAATTTGGACCTCAAAGGGTATGTTGTACTGGGGAGAGGTTGAAGGTGAGCTGGAGGTTGTGGGAATGATGCTGGAACTCAGTTTGTGGCCCTGAGCTAGGTGACCACTAGCACAATGGTTGATATGcatgagtgctcaataaatatttacttggatggatggatggacagatgagtcCTATTGGAGACTGAATGGACAgctttgaaagtttttttaaatagtacATATTGAATACTTACTAAGTACCAGGCATTATCTGACAAACCCCTGCAATAGCTCTATGAGATCAAGTCTATTTCTGTTCCATCTTTAGAGGTGAGAAAACTTGGAGAGGATCAGGAACATAGCTAAGATCTCACACTATCAAGAGGTAGAAATGAAGGTTGATATCATCCTTTGCTGTGACCCAGAACCCACGTGTTTGGACCTGATGCTTTGCCAAGATTCTCCCATGTGAGGAAGTCCCTCCTGTGTGTTCCCTTCTGAGTCTCAGTAGGGCTGGAAGCTGGTGGTGCTGAGTTAATTCCTGCAGTTGCTGGAGAGTCCAGTGACAGTCACTCTCCAGTGACTGGGGGAGAGTCCCAGACAGAGACCCCCTCTGGCTGGGTCTCTTGCTGTGACTAGACCTAGCGAGGGGACTTCTGAGCCTGGAGCTGCCCTTTGGGACCCCCAGGCCGGCAGTGTTCTGGGCAGACGCTCTGAGGGCTGCAGCCCTCACCCCCCACCTTGTCCCTCGGGCCTCACCTTCTCAAACTCGCCGATGGGGGCAGGGCAGCTGGTGGGGTCCTGGCACACACACATGGGGGTGTTGTTCTCGTCCACTTCACACACCTTGCCGTGTTTGCAGTGGTGGTTCTGGCAGGGGTCTGGCAGAGCACAAGGGCGACGTGATTAGCCTCATCCGGGCTAGCACGTCCATCCTGACCCAACCCACACGGATCCCTGGACAGAAGTCCTCAGGTCTGGCCCCCACTCGACCTTCGGGCAGCCCTGCACCCTCCCTTCTGTTCTGCTGAAATCAGAGCAGTTGGCTCAGTCTGGGGAACTAGAGATTTGGTCTGAGGTCAGGGCCAGGCGCACCCACGGGGGCTGGGGATTCAGTCTGGGACCCGGGAGCACCGGATGCCATATTGCTCCCCCGAGGGTTGAAGCAACCACTGTGTTTTTGGCTGTTCATGGATCAGTGACAGCAAAGTATTTCAGAATTCTAGAATAGACTTTCTAGAATGACTTGGAAGGCCAGCTGTTGTCACGGAGCCAGGGAGCTGTGCAGCCCAGCAAAACACACCTGAGTGTCTGCAGCGGAAAAGGGAACAGAGCCCCAGGACCACACCAAACAATAGAGTCTGCCTG is a window of Muntiacus reevesi chromosome 1, mMunRee1.1, whole genome shotgun sequence DNA encoding:
- the SPARC gene encoding SPARC encodes the protein MRAWILFLLCLAGTALAAPQQEALPDETEVVEETVAEVAEVPVGANPVQVEVGEFDEGAEETEEEVVAENPCQNHHCKHGKVCEVDENNTPMCVCQDPTSCPAPIGEFEKVCSNDNKTFDSSCHFFATKCTLEGTKKGHKLHLDYIGPCKYIPPCLDSELTEFPLRMRDWLKNVLVTLYERDEDNNLLTEKQKLRVKKIHENEKRLEAGDHPVELLARDFEKNYNMYIFPVHWQFGQLDQHPIDGYLSHTELAPLRAPLIPMEHCTTRFFETCDLDNDKYIALDEWAGCFGIKEKDIDKDLVI